In the Helianthus annuus cultivar XRQ/B chromosome 11, HanXRQr2.0-SUNRISE, whole genome shotgun sequence genome, one interval contains:
- the LOC110890604 gene encoding probable ribose-5-phosphate isomerase 4, chloroplastic isoform X1: MAVIHPLTSNLNLQINTQFTHLKSETLTRSRLNFRPLIARSCLNHSNVVLFDAAKHTVDTYLQSGMVVGLGSGLASSMAIEYLGQKLRVGLLKGIVGIPTSDRIASEAEKAGIPLQLYQDSTQIDFSFNDADIMEEGSLNVVIGRQRPQGEESIIEEKKILDVTENLVIMVKEKQYKTAVEGSIPVLVNSVSWMDTAEEIDDLFVGDAEVWRRPSMGHADPTGGNFPLVTTDGHNILDVIFTTPIPNLAEVANLLNSIDGVACHGIITKTPCTAVIATESGLRIIETSNVRSV; encoded by the exons ATGGCGGTCATTCATCCCTTAACTTCCAATCTCAACCTGCAAATCAACACACAATTTACACACCTGAAATCAGAAACCCTAACTAGAAGCAGACTCAATTTCAGACCTCTAATCGCTCGCTCTTGCTTGAATCACAGCAATGTCGTGCTCTTTGATGCTGCTAAACACACG GTGGACACATATCTACAAAGTGGCATGGTGGTTGGATTAGGGTCTGGTCTAGCCTCATCTATGGCAATAGAGTATTTGGGTCAGAAACTTCGTGTCGGTCTACTAAAAGGCATAGTTGGAATTCCCAC TTCTGACCGTATTGCAAGTGAAGCAGAAAAGGCAGGAATACCTCTGCAACTGTACCAAGATAGTACACAA ATTGATTTTTCATTCAATGATGCTGACATAATGGAAGAAGGAAGCCTAAATGTAGTCATTGGTCGTCAGAGACCTCAGGGTGAGGAGTCTATAATTGAAGAGAAG AAAATATTAGATGTGACGGAGAATCTTGTTATAATGGTCAAAGAGAAACAGTACAAAACGGCTGTTGAGGGTTCAATTCCTGTTTTAGTTAACTCT GTCAGCTGGATGGACACTGCTGAAGAGATCGATGACCTCTTTGTCGGTGATGCAGAG GTATGGAGAAGACCATCTATGGGGCATGCCGATCCAACGGGAGGCAATTTTCCATTGGTCACAACAGACGGACATAATATTCTCGATGTCATATTTACAACTCCTATACCGAACCTTG CTGAAGTAGCAAACCTCCTTAACAGCATAGATGGTGTTGCATGTCATGGCATTATAACTAAAACACC
- the LOC110890604 gene encoding probable ribose-5-phosphate isomerase 4, chloroplastic isoform X2 yields MYIIACLCLNYSSVLFFDAAKHTVDTYLQSGMVVGLGSGLASSMAIEYLGQKLRVGLLKGIVGIPTSDRIASEAEKAGIPLQLYQDSTQIDFSFNDADIMEEGSLNVVIGRQRPQGEESIIEEKKILDVTENLVIMVKEKQYKTAVEGSIPVLVNSVSWMDTAEEIDDLFVGDAEVWRRPSMGHADPTGGNFPLVTTDGHNILDVIFTTPIPNLAEVANLLNSIDGVACHGIITKTPCTAVIATESGLRIIETSNVRSV; encoded by the exons ATGTATATAATCGCTTGCTTATGCTTGAATTACAGCAGTGTCTTGTTCTTTGATGCTGCTAAACACACG GTGGACACATATCTACAAAGTGGCATGGTGGTTGGATTAGGGTCTGGTCTAGCCTCATCTATGGCAATAGAGTATTTGGGTCAGAAACTTCGTGTCGGTCTACTAAAAGGCATAGTTGGAATTCCCAC TTCTGACCGTATTGCAAGTGAAGCAGAAAAGGCAGGAATACCTCTGCAACTGTACCAAGATAGTACACAA ATTGATTTTTCATTCAATGATGCTGACATAATGGAAGAAGGAAGCCTAAATGTAGTCATTGGTCGTCAGAGACCTCAGGGTGAGGAGTCTATAATTGAAGAGAAG AAAATATTAGATGTGACGGAGAATCTTGTTATAATGGTCAAAGAGAAACAGTACAAAACGGCTGTTGAGGGTTCAATTCCTGTTTTAGTTAACTCT GTCAGCTGGATGGACACTGCTGAAGAGATCGATGACCTCTTTGTCGGTGATGCAGAG GTATGGAGAAGACCATCTATGGGGCATGCCGATCCAACGGGAGGCAATTTTCCATTGGTCACAACAGACGGACATAATATTCTCGATGTCATATTTACAACTCCTATACCGAACCTTG CTGAAGTAGCAAACCTCCTTAACAGCATAGATGGTGTTGCATGTCATGGCATTATAACTAAAACACC